A segment of the Candidatus Aminicenantes bacterium genome:
AAACATCAGGAATTCCTCGCCGGACTTGACGACATGCCCGGGGCTGGCGGTGTCTTGGTAATATGTTCCTGGCCATGTCCGAAAGGGAACGATGTCCGGACGCTTGATCCAGGGCCCGGCCGGGGAGTCGCCCTGCGCTTTCATGGTCAGATAGGGAAAGCTCGGAATCAGGTCCGGTGCCGGCGAAGTGTGGGGCGTGCCCAGGTAAAACATGTGCCACTTCGCGCCGTCGAAATAGGTGACGCCGTAGGAAGCCGAAGCGGAATCGTCCGCGCCGGGAGCGCCGAAATCCAGAACCGGACCGCGCGGCGTCCAATGAACGAGGTCGCGGCTGACGGCCAGACAGGCCAGCCAGCCCTTCGCCCCCGCCCCGTCGTAGTTCATATAGTAGGTCCCGTCCCACTCGTAAGCCCAGATATCGCGGGCTCCCAGCCGATCGCAGCCGTCCGGGCCGCCGCCGTGACGGAAGACCACGCCCTGGTCCCGGGCCTCCAGACGATACCCCGCCGCCGGGCGATGATCGGGGTAGGATGCGGCGGCGGCGGGGACGATGTGGGATCCCGTCCCGAACGGGATCATCCGCACGGCGCATGCGCCCAGAATAAGGGCCGCTCCGGCCAGGCCGGCCCGCAAGATCTTCAAGGTGGTCCTCGGCCCGGCTTACCGGCCTCTCTGGCCCTGGGCCGCCAACGGCTTGCGCGGGATCTTCTCGTCGCGGTTCGCCGTGAGGTAGGCGAACACCGCGGCGATCGTCGCGTCCTTCATCATATCGTTCGGCTGCAGGCGCTCATACGTGTCCTGGTTGGTGTGATGGATGATCGGGTTGTACTCGGTCTCATCCTGGATGAACTGGAAGCCCGGCAGGCCCACGCCGTCGAACGACTGGTGGTCGGTGCCGCTCGTGTTCCGAATCGTGACCGCCGTCACGCCCAGGCCGCGAAGCGCCTCGATCCACTCGCGGAAGATCGGCCCCGCGGCGTCGTTGCCCTGGAGGTAGATGCCCCGGATGGCGCCGGTGCCGTTGTCGATGTTGTAATAGGCCGAGAGCTTGTCGTATTCCGGCTTGAACTCCAGCGGGCCTTGGGGGCCGCCGAATCCGCCGCGCTGGCCGGAGGTCACAAGTGCGTTGACGGCCGCGGGAGGCGCGCCCGCCGCCGGTACGGCCGCCTGCCGGGCGGCGAAGTGGGCGGCCACGTATTCACGCGAGCCGATCAGGCCCTGCTCCTCGGCGCCCCACAGCCCGATCCGGACGGTGCGGCGCAGCTTGACGCCGGTCGCCTTGAGGATGCGCATCGCCTCCATCATGGCCGTGACGCCGCAACCGTCGTCAGCCGCGCCCGTGGCGGCGTGCCAGGTGTCGAGGTGGCCGCCAAGCATGACGATCTCGTCCGCCTTGTCCGTGCCCGGGATTTCGCCTACCACGTTGAAGACCTGCGGGTTCGGATAGTAGGTGCTTTTGATGTCGGCTTCGATTGTCACCGGGATCTTCTTGGCCAGCATCCGTCCGATCCGGCCGTATTGTTCGGCCGGGATGACGACCGCCGGGAGGGTCGTCGCGGGATCGGCCGCCCGGTTGCCGCCGATGGTATAGATGCCATGGCCCCGGGGGGTCGTCGACAGCAGGCCGAGGACGCCCTCGGCCCGGAAGAACTCGTTGCGGGCGTTCATCGCGCCGAACCCTCCGCGCTGGCCCGCGGCGGGAACGGCGGGCGCCGCCGGAACGGCGGCAGGGGCCGCGGCCGGCTTGGCCTGGGGCGCGGGTGTGACTGGGGCGGCGACCACGGGGGCTCCGGCTCTTTGGCCCGGAGGCGTGACACCGAATTCGAGTCCCGGCGCCGGGTTGAGCTCCATGGCGGCCAGCTCCTCGTTCGTGAAGCGCTTCGAGAGCACGGTCCAATAGGCCGGGACGTCGGGGACGGCCTGGGTCAGGACCCATTTGCCTTTGAGCTTGCCCTTATAGGCGGCCAGCTCCTCGGGCGTCGCAGCGGTCACAAGCACCGCTTCGCCGTGGATGAGGCCGTTCGTGCCCGGCGTCCAGCCGGTCGGCGTCCCCGGAATGGGGAACGGCTCGGGCGAGGTGACGGCCATGTAATACTTGTCGTTCGTCCAACCGCGGTCGAACCCGTTGCGGTTGAGCCAGGGCTCGGCCTTGACGTTCGCCAGGCCCCATTCTTTCATCTTGGCGATGGCCCAATCGGCGGCCTTGGCGTACATCGGCGAGCCCGTCAGGCGCGGGGCGTATACGTCCGACAGCCAGCTCGAGAGGTCCATGACCTGCGAGCGCTGCAGGCCTTCGGCCTTGATCTTGTTGATGTCGGCGTAATTGATGACCTCGTTGGTCGCCCGCAGGGGGAGGATAGCCAGGGCGGCCAAGGTCATCGCGACGAGGGCGGCGACGGAAATTCGGGTTTTCTTCATCGGTCGGCTCCTTTTCCAAGGACTTGGGGACGATTACGAAAATCGATCATATGCCCCGTAATTCGGCCCTGTCAAGCGCAGGGAAGAGAATCGATTCCGGCCCGGATTTCTTAGGCCGTGCCGGATATGATAGAATTATTCTTAAGAGTTGGGATGAAAAAACAGCAAGTCCGGGCCGCGGCTTTATTTTTATTGATGTTTTTGCCGCTTTCCCTGACGGCCCAGGGACCGCGGGACATTGAACCGACGGACGGTCCGGCTCGAGATTTTTCCCTCGCCCTTCACTCGTTGGCGACCGCTCGGCCGCTCTCCTTTGGACCCGTCTCCTCGGCCTTCACACCCTCGATTCCGCAGGAACCGGAAAGCCACACCCTCAAATCCCTGTCCGGCGATTTCCTGAAAGACGCCGGCGAAATTTGGACCTACCCCCTCCATATACGGACAAGAGACATTCTGCCGATCACGGGCCTTGCGGTCCTGACCGCTTTCCTCATCAGGAACGACGAAGCCATCCGCCGGGATATTTTGGAGTATCGGACCCAACACGCTTGGGTCAGATCCGTCAGCCCGGTCATCACGGAGATGGGCTCTTCCGGGGCTTGGGGCGTTGCGGCCGCTTTTATCTGCGTCGGCTGGCTGGCTAATAACGATCAAGCCCTCGAGACGGGCGTGCTGGCGACGATGGCCATGCTGGAGAGCGGGGCCCTGGTCACAATCCTCAAAGGGCTGGCCGGGCGGCAGCGCCCGCTCTGGGCCGATGGGGAGGACCACTGGTCCGGACCGGTCGGCTTTTTCAAGAGATTCGGATCGGGGCAATATGGGCGGTATGATTCCTTCCCCGGCGGGCACTCGATCACCGCGTTCAGCCTGGCCACGGTCCTGGCCATGCAATACCGGGAGACCGTCTGGGTGCCCATCGTGGCCTATACGATGGCTACGGGCGTCGCCCTGTCTCGAGTCACCGAGGGCAAGCACTGGCTTTCGGATTGCGTGGTCGGCGGCGTTCTCGGGTGCGTCATCAGCCGGATGGTCGTTCTCAATCACCGCAGCCGCTACCACATCCTTCCCGCGGCCGGTTCGGTTCACGGGTCGCCGTCGTTTACCCTGACCTTCTCCTTCCAGTAACGGCCGATTCCGCCGCCTCTCTGCCGATGCATCCCGGGCCGCCCTCTCCGCGGAACGGTTCCCTTCGAAATTGACAATGTTTTTCCGGCTGGGATATTATCTCCCTGGTCCGGGGACACGAGGAATAAAAAAACAGGGCATCCAAATGGCCAGACTCCTTATCGTCGACGATGATCCTCTGATCGGTGAGTCGCTTTCCTTGGTCATTCGGAAGATGGGGCACGACGCCCGCCTGGCCCGGACCGTCCGGGAGGCTGCGGACGAGATCGCTTCCCGCCCGTTCGACATCGCTTTCTGCGACGTCCGGATGCCGGACGGCTCCGGCCTGGACATCCTGCCCGAGATCCGCAAGAGCCCCGCTGCGCCCGAAGTGATCATCATGACCGGGTTCGGTGACCCCGACGGCGCGGAGCTGGCCATTAAAAAAGGGGCCTGGGATTACGTCCAGAAGCCTTTGACGGCCCAAGAGATCCGGCTGACGATCGAGCGCGCTCTCCAGTATCGGGAAAAAAAGAAGAGCGTTCCGCCGATGATGGCCCTGAATCTGGCCGGCATCATCGGCAACAGCCCCCCGCTCAAGCCCTGTTTCGACGGGCTGGCCCAGGCCGCCTCGAGCGAGTCCAATGTCCTGATCTCGGGCGAGACGGGAACCGGGAAGGAGCT
Coding sequences within it:
- a CDS encoding phosphatase PAP2 family protein, whose amino-acid sequence is MKKQQVRAAALFLLMFLPLSLTAQGPRDIEPTDGPARDFSLALHSLATARPLSFGPVSSAFTPSIPQEPESHTLKSLSGDFLKDAGEIWTYPLHIRTRDILPITGLAVLTAFLIRNDEAIRRDILEYRTQHAWVRSVSPVITEMGSSGAWGVAAAFICVGWLANNDQALETGVLATMAMLESGALVTILKGLAGRQRPLWADGEDHWSGPVGFFKRFGSGQYGRYDSFPGGHSITAFSLATVLAMQYRETVWVPIVAYTMATGVALSRVTEGKHWLSDCVVGGVLGCVISRMVVLNHRSRYHILPAAGSVHGSPSFTLTFSFQ
- a CDS encoding M20/M25/M40 family metallo-hydrolase, with translation MKKTRISVAALVAMTLAALAILPLRATNEVINYADINKIKAEGLQRSQVMDLSSWLSDVYAPRLTGSPMYAKAADWAIAKMKEWGLANVKAEPWLNRNGFDRGWTNDKYYMAVTSPEPFPIPGTPTGWTPGTNGLIHGEAVLVTAATPEELAAYKGKLKGKWVLTQAVPDVPAYWTVLSKRFTNEELAAMELNPAPGLEFGVTPPGQRAGAPVVAAPVTPAPQAKPAAAPAAVPAAPAVPAAGQRGGFGAMNARNEFFRAEGVLGLLSTTPRGHGIYTIGGNRAADPATTLPAVVIPAEQYGRIGRMLAKKIPVTIEADIKSTYYPNPQVFNVVGEIPGTDKADEIVMLGGHLDTWHAATGAADDGCGVTAMMEAMRILKATGVKLRRTVRIGLWGAEEQGLIGSREYVAAHFAARQAAVPAAGAPPAAVNALVTSGQRGGFGGPQGPLEFKPEYDKLSAYYNIDNGTGAIRGIYLQGNDAAGPIFREWIEALRGLGVTAVTIRNTSGTDHQSFDGVGLPGFQFIQDETEYNPIIHHTNQDTYERLQPNDMMKDATIAAVFAYLTANRDEKIPRKPLAAQGQRGR